One genomic region from Selenomonadales bacterium encodes:
- a CDS encoding argininosuccinate synthase produces MTTKEGLRMKIVLAYSGGLDTSVIVPWLKENYDAEVIAMAADVGQTEDWELLKQKAINSGATKVYVKECQEELVESYIWPTLRAGAVYEGKYLLGTSFARPIIARSLVEVALEEEADAVAHGATGKGNDQVRFELTIKALAPHLKVIAPWRLWSIRSREDALDYAAARGIPVVATKARPYSLDHNLWHLSHEGGSLEDPGSEPHKDVLLNTVHPEAAPDAPTYVEVGFRAGTPVSLNGVELPGVKLLAELNAIAAANAVGIVDLVENRLVGMKSRGVYETPGGTVLYAAHRELEHLCLDRATLHYKDILAQRYAELVYDGMWYHPLREALDAFVDVTQRTVTGTVRLKLYKGNCTPAGASSPYSLYDQELCTFGEDNVYNQKDAEGFINLFGLPLVVNGKMKRKAGLI; encoded by the coding sequence ATGACAACCAAGGAGGGCTTGCGGATGAAAATTGTGCTGGCTTATTCAGGAGGGCTCGATACCTCGGTCATTGTGCCTTGGCTGAAGGAGAATTATGACGCCGAAGTTATCGCCATGGCGGCTGATGTGGGTCAAACAGAGGACTGGGAGCTGCTCAAGCAAAAAGCCATTAATTCTGGCGCGACCAAAGTGTATGTAAAAGAGTGCCAGGAAGAGCTTGTGGAGAGTTACATCTGGCCCACACTGCGAGCCGGTGCGGTTTACGAGGGCAAGTACCTGCTTGGCACCTCGTTTGCCAGGCCCATTATCGCGAGGAGTCTAGTGGAAGTGGCGCTCGAGGAAGAAGCCGACGCCGTCGCCCACGGCGCGACAGGCAAAGGCAACGACCAAGTGCGATTTGAACTGACCATCAAGGCACTAGCTCCACACCTCAAGGTAATCGCCCCCTGGCGCTTGTGGAGCATCCGCTCGCGCGAGGATGCCTTAGACTACGCCGCGGCGCGCGGGATACCCGTTGTCGCGACCAAAGCGCGCCCCTATTCTTTGGATCATAACCTGTGGCACCTCAGCCACGAGGGCGGAAGCCTCGAAGACCCAGGCAGCGAGCCCCATAAAGATGTTCTCCTAAACACCGTCCACCCCGAAGCTGCTCCGGATGCGCCCACCTATGTGGAAGTAGGCTTTCGCGCCGGGACACCTGTGTCCCTTAACGGCGTAGAGCTGCCGGGAGTGAAGCTGCTCGCAGAGCTAAACGCGATTGCCGCCGCTAACGCTGTGGGCATAGTTGACCTAGTTGAAAACCGCCTCGTCGGCATGAAATCTCGCGGCGTTTACGAAACCCCCGGCGGCACGGTGCTGTATGCCGCGCACCGCGAACTAGAACACCTCTGCCTAGATCGCGCTACCCTGCACTACAAAGACATCTTAGCGCAGCGCTACGCCGAGCTGGTTTATGACGGCATGTGGTATCACCCCTTGCGCGAAGCCCTGGACGCTTTTGTAGATGTTACTCAGCGCACGGTAACGGGCACGGTACGCCTTAAGCTCTACAAGGGCAACTGCACGCCGGCCGGCGCAAGTTCCCCCTACTCGCTGTATGACCAAGAGCTGTGCACCTTTGGCGAGGACAACGTGTACAACCAAAAGGACGCCGAAGGCTTTATTAACCTCTTTGGGCTGCCGCTCGTGGTTAACGGCAAAATGAAACGCAAGGCTGGTTTAATATGA
- the argH gene encoding argininosuccinate lyase, which yields MSKLWGGRFSKDTNPLVDAFHSSLAFDRRLYQEDIAGSIAHATMLSEQGIISPDEASALANGLRDILADLHSGAVQLDETAEDIHTAVEQLLVAKLGPVGKKLHTGRSRNDQVALDLRLYLRKETREIRRLLTELLNVLLDLAAQHAAIIMPGFTHLQRAQPVTLGHHLLAYVAMFKRDYERLGDALVRTNVCPLGAGALAASTYPIAPARVAELLEFPATALNSMDAVSDRDFVIEFCAAGALIMMHLSRLSEELVLWSSAEFGFIELDDAYTTGSSIMPQKKNPDVAELVRGKTGRVYGDLMAVLTQMKGLPLAYNKDMQEDKEAVFDAADTLKGCLLVYPPMLAGMTVKSDRLLGAAAGGYTNATDLADYLTKKGVPFREAHEIVGKAVLGAIARGQSLSDIDLAQYREWCPVFDADLYAAIELKTCVDKRLAAGGPAPAATMAAVAAVRAWLGS from the coding sequence ATGAGCAAGCTCTGGGGAGGCAGGTTTTCCAAGGACACCAACCCCTTGGTTGACGCCTTTCATTCATCCTTAGCCTTCGACCGGCGGCTGTACCAAGAAGACATTGCGGGCAGTATCGCGCACGCTACCATGCTCAGCGAACAAGGCATTATCTCCCCTGACGAGGCCTCCGCCCTAGCAAACGGGCTGCGGGACATTCTGGCTGACCTGCACTCTGGCGCTGTGCAACTAGACGAAACGGCCGAGGACATACACACAGCCGTGGAGCAGCTTCTTGTCGCTAAGCTCGGGCCGGTAGGCAAGAAGCTCCACACCGGCCGCAGCCGCAACGACCAAGTCGCCCTAGACTTAAGGCTTTACTTGCGCAAGGAGACTAGGGAGATTCGCCGGCTGTTAACCGAGCTGCTTAATGTCCTGCTCGACCTAGCCGCGCAGCATGCCGCAATTATTATGCCGGGGTTTACGCACCTGCAGCGCGCTCAACCGGTAACCTTAGGGCATCACCTGCTGGCATATGTGGCCATGTTTAAGCGCGATTACGAGCGTCTAGGCGACGCGCTCGTGCGCACTAACGTATGCCCCCTTGGCGCCGGGGCCTTAGCCGCGAGCACCTACCCTATAGCGCCCGCGCGGGTTGCCGAATTGCTTGAGTTTCCGGCGACGGCGCTTAACAGCATGGATGCGGTTAGCGACCGCGACTTCGTCATTGAGTTTTGTGCGGCAGGCGCACTAATCATGATGCATTTGAGCCGTCTGAGTGAAGAGCTTGTGCTCTGGTCAAGCGCGGAGTTTGGCTTTATTGAGCTTGACGATGCCTATACTACAGGCAGCTCAATTATGCCGCAGAAAAAGAACCCGGACGTAGCGGAGCTGGTGCGCGGGAAGACAGGCCGCGTTTACGGCGACCTTATGGCTGTCCTCACGCAAATGAAAGGGCTGCCGCTCGCGTACAACAAGGACATGCAAGAAGACAAAGAAGCGGTTTTTGACGCCGCGGATACGCTGAAGGGCTGCCTGCTGGTGTACCCTCCCATGCTGGCTGGCATGACGGTCAAGTCCGACCGCCTGCTAGGGGCGGCTGCCGGGGGATACACCAATGCTACCGATCTCGCCGACTATCTGACAAAAAAAGGCGTTCCCTTCCGGGAAGCGCACGAGATTGTGGGTAAAGCAGTACTGGGTGCGATTGCGCGGGGCCAAAGCCTTAGCGACATCGACCTTGCACAATACCGTGAGTGGTGCCCTGTGTTTGACGCCGACCTTTACGCGGCTATCGAGCTTAAGACCTGTGTGGACAAGCGCCTGGCGGCGGGCGGACCGGCCCCCGCGGCGACAATGGCGGCAGTTGCCGCGGTTAGAGCTTGGCTGGGCTCATAA